In Labilithrix sp., a genomic segment contains:
- a CDS encoding Spy/CpxP family protein refolding chaperone translates to MKLHSLALASVIAVSSFAVACGGTVETPQTQASAATKAPVAQNTHGAVKLVGDALGEVALRPEQRAEIEKLAADAEARHQPMAEGKKELLVAFADQVESGAIDRGALQPKIDKVTSDGAKARTEDRAALVKLHDILDKQQRNDFADALERQVKGKRGELHVRGGGERGFGPLHKLASDLNLTDEQKTKIKDALKESFKEGMKEAREHHRGGPRRGPHGGGKHGGGKHGPRGNPIEAFREDKLELPGAPPGPPPGAFGDHMLKTAEKILPILTPEQRKLAADKLRTLATEGNAALIVH, encoded by the coding sequence ATGAAGCTGCATTCTCTCGCCCTCGCTTCCGTCATCGCCGTCTCGAGCTTCGCCGTCGCCTGCGGCGGCACCGTGGAAACGCCGCAGACGCAGGCGAGCGCCGCCACGAAGGCGCCGGTCGCCCAGAACACGCACGGCGCGGTGAAGCTCGTCGGCGACGCGCTCGGCGAGGTCGCGCTGCGCCCCGAGCAGCGCGCGGAGATCGAGAAGCTCGCCGCGGACGCGGAGGCGCGGCATCAGCCGATGGCCGAGGGCAAGAAGGAGCTGCTGGTCGCGTTCGCGGATCAGGTCGAGAGCGGCGCGATCGATCGCGGCGCGCTCCAGCCGAAGATCGACAAAGTGACGAGCGACGGCGCGAAGGCACGGACGGAGGACCGCGCCGCGCTCGTGAAGCTCCACGACATCCTCGACAAGCAGCAGCGCAACGACTTCGCCGACGCGCTCGAGCGCCAGGTGAAGGGCAAGCGCGGCGAGCTCCACGTCCGCGGCGGCGGAGAGCGCGGCTTCGGCCCGCTCCACAAGCTCGCGTCGGACTTGAACCTCACCGACGAGCAGAAGACGAAGATCAAGGACGCGCTGAAGGAGTCCTTCAAGGAGGGCATGAAGGAGGCGCGCGAGCACCACCGCGGCGGCCCGCGCCGCGGCCCGCACGGCGGCGGCAAGCACGGCGGCGGCAAGCACGGTCCGCGCGGCAACCCGATCGAGGCGTTCCGCGAGGACAAGCTCGAGCTCCCGGGCGCGCCGCCGGGCCCGCCGCCCGGCGCCTTCGGCGACCACATGCTGAAGACGGCGGAGAAGATCCTCCCGATCCTCACGCCCGAGCAGCGCAAGCTCGCCGCCGACAAGCTCCGCACCCTCGCCACCGAAGGCAACGCCGCGCTCATCGTTCACTGA
- a CDS encoding heme exporter protein CcmB produces the protein MKRLGVVGAAWEVCKKDVRIEMRTREVVATAGVFAIMVGVLASLAYFVMPKLNRATAAGTIWIAIFFAAVLSFSRIWQRERDESALTALLVSPIPRASIFLGKSLATFGTILVLALPLVALTMFLFAIDFSPPDDAMRDPNAVLDPTSTHVAAFAALLVLGAAALSLVGTLFGVMTVRTRARDLVLAIVLFPLLSPALVCGVAGTRNAFETQSFEDYRGFVALMALFVFVGTCVGVALFGSLVED, from the coding sequence ATGAAGCGGCTCGGTGTGGTCGGCGCGGCGTGGGAGGTCTGCAAGAAGGACGTCCGGATCGAGATGCGGACGCGCGAGGTCGTCGCGACGGCGGGGGTGTTCGCGATCATGGTCGGAGTGCTCGCGAGCCTCGCCTACTTCGTGATGCCGAAGCTCAATCGCGCCACCGCGGCGGGGACGATCTGGATCGCGATCTTCTTCGCCGCGGTCCTCTCCTTCAGCCGCATCTGGCAGCGTGAGCGCGACGAGTCGGCGCTCACCGCGTTGCTCGTGTCGCCGATCCCGCGCGCGTCGATCTTCCTCGGCAAGTCGCTCGCGACCTTCGGGACGATCCTCGTCCTCGCGCTGCCGCTCGTCGCGTTGACGATGTTCCTCTTCGCGATCGACTTCTCGCCGCCCGACGACGCGATGCGCGACCCGAACGCGGTCCTGGATCCGACGTCGACGCACGTCGCGGCGTTCGCGGCGCTCCTCGTCCTCGGCGCCGCCGCGCTCTCCCTCGTCGGCACGCTCTTCGGCGTCATGACGGTCCGCACGCGCGCGCGCGACCTCGTCCTCGCGATCGTCCTCTTCCCGCTCCTCTCGCCCGCGCTCGTCTGCGGCGTCGCGGGCACGCGCAACGCGTTCGAGACCCAGTCCTTCGAGGACTACCGCGGCTTCGTCGCGCTGATGGCGCTCTTCGTCTTCGTCGGCACCTGCGTCGGCGTCGCGCTGTTCGGGTCTCTCGTCGAAGACTGA